Proteins found in one Mycobacteriales bacterium genomic segment:
- a CDS encoding NAD(P)/FAD-dependent oxidoreductase produces MPTHNHGVAVIGAGPAGLTAAYLLTKRGVPVTVLEATDTVGGISQTVERDGWRFDIGGHRFFTKVREVEELWHELLRDDEFLLRPRLSRIASNGKFFDYPLKPVNALRNLGFIEAVRCVLSYLWVRVRRPDDSSYEGWVASRFGWRLYRKFFKTYTEKVWGIDASDMPADWAAQRIKNLSLGGAVINALTPKRNQKDITSLIEEFQYPKYGPGMMWERARDLVVDSPLGEVVMRSPVVTIHRDQRGATGVTTRDWGGTTSYADADHVISSMPLPELVRALDPPAPDYVRTAAAQLTHRDFLTVALVVPADAGFPDNWIYIHTPGVKVGRIQNFGSWSPFMVKDGRTCLGLEYFVNEGDELWQMADEDLVRMATQELEQLGLVPASAVERGYAVRIPKAYPVYDADYRDNVETIRAWLDKAVPNVHPVGRNGMHKYNNQDHSMYTAMLTVENILGAEHDIWAVNVEEEYHEEASGTSGTGRAAPITRRPQNVGAA; encoded by the coding sequence ATGCCCACCCACAATCACGGCGTCGCGGTGATCGGCGCCGGTCCCGCTGGCCTCACCGCCGCCTATCTGCTCACGAAGCGTGGCGTCCCGGTGACGGTCCTCGAGGCGACGGACACCGTCGGCGGGATCAGCCAGACCGTCGAGCGCGACGGCTGGCGTTTCGACATCGGGGGCCACCGGTTCTTCACGAAGGTGCGTGAGGTGGAGGAGCTCTGGCACGAGCTGCTCCGCGACGACGAGTTCCTGCTGCGCCCGCGGCTGAGCCGGATCGCGTCCAACGGCAAGTTCTTCGACTACCCGCTCAAGCCCGTCAACGCGTTGCGCAACCTCGGTTTCATCGAGGCGGTGCGCTGCGTGCTGTCCTACCTCTGGGTGCGCGTACGGCGGCCCGACGACTCCTCCTACGAGGGGTGGGTGGCCTCCCGCTTCGGCTGGCGGCTCTACCGCAAGTTCTTCAAGACCTACACGGAGAAGGTCTGGGGCATCGACGCGAGCGACATGCCGGCCGACTGGGCCGCGCAGCGCATCAAGAACCTCTCGCTCGGCGGCGCCGTCATCAACGCGTTGACCCCCAAGCGCAACCAGAAGGACATCACCTCTCTCATCGAGGAGTTCCAGTACCCCAAGTACGGCCCCGGGATGATGTGGGAGCGCGCGCGGGACCTCGTCGTCGACTCGCCGCTCGGCGAGGTCGTCATGCGCTCGCCGGTCGTCACCATCCACCGCGACCAGCGCGGGGCGACCGGCGTCACGACGCGGGACTGGGGCGGCACGACGTCCTACGCCGACGCCGACCACGTCATCTCCTCCATGCCGCTGCCGGAGCTCGTGCGTGCGCTCGACCCGCCGGCCCCCGACTACGTCCGCACGGCCGCAGCGCAGCTGACCCACCGCGACTTCCTGACGGTCGCGCTGGTGGTGCCGGCCGACGCCGGGTTCCCCGACAACTGGATCTACATCCACACGCCCGGAGTCAAGGTCGGGCGCATCCAGAACTTCGGCTCCTGGTCGCCGTTCATGGTCAAGGACGGCCGCACCTGCCTCGGTCTCGAGTACTTCGTCAACGAGGGCGACGAGCTCTGGCAGATGGCCGACGAGGACCTCGTCCGCATGGCCACGCAGGAGCTCGAGCAGCTGGGTCTCGTGCCCGCCAGCGCGGTCGAGCGCGGCTACGCCGTCCGGATCCCGAAGGCCTATCCGGTCTACGACGCCGACTACCGCGACAACGTCGAGACGATCCGGGCCTGGCTCGACAAGGCGGTGCCCAACGTGCACCCGGTCGGTCGCAACGGAATGCACAAGTACAACAACCAGGACCACTCGATGTACACCGCGATGCTCACCGTCGAGAACATCCTCGGCGCGGAGCACGACATCTGGGCCGTCAACGTGGAGGAGGAGTACCACGAGGAGGCCTCCGGCACCTCGGGCACCGGCCGCGCCGCCCCCATCACGCGCCGGCCGCAGAACGTGGGCGCCGCGTGA
- a CDS encoding glycoside hydrolase family 2 TIM barrel-domain containing protein, translated as MAAAARFGPLDAFGPRSWALPEVTGVGRLPMSTYPERPQVLPLDGEWAFVLRDRPEAVAHDDLTGPTADWPRVEVPGCWTMQGFDRPQYTNVVMPFPGPPPRVPDDNPTGVYRRRVAVPREWEGRRIVLHVAAAESVLYVHVDGAPVGMGKDSRLPHEFDLTAYVAAGSTVELALTVVRWSDATYLEDQDHWYHAGLHRSVFLFATPPIHIADVHAVCDFEPADGTGALTVRVAVGAPGRGESGWTARLECAGVTAEGKVRFEHDDDLLNAYVFTGRGATLSATVPDVRPWTAETPVLHDLTVTLVDPAGTSVDSVTLAVGFRRVEVFGPDLLVNGRRVLIKGVNRHDHDPRRGKAVTRESIERDVVLMKQHNLNAIRTSHYPNDAYLYEVCDRLGMYVVDEADVESHAYLQTLTKDPRWAAAIHERVARMAQRDKNHPCVIAWSLGNESGVSPAHHAAAAWLRAYDPTRPVHYEGGITEDRIAEHRWDWDAEVLARHRPETDIVAPMYPPVEALVAWATASPPDRPLVMCEYIHAMGNSCGGLDDYWRAIRTYPGLQGGFVWDWVDQALVQAMPDGSERLAYGGDFGDDPHDGPFCLNGLAAADRTPHPSLLELAAVVQPVQVVPVDPARGVLRVRNEHAFVDLAWLTPCWLVEVDGVAVGSGRLEPLSLPAGEGATVRVPMPAYDVDPGQAAHLTLSFETTEPLPWAPAGHVVAREQVELARAPGPALAPGRVGAPRQQLADLEPTLALWRAPIDNETFTTGHADRWERLGLRDAAEHVDLGTETTVDADGAVRVVHRVEVPPDLDDIPRVGVRLRLGPGVMTVEWLGRGPHEGYSDRCCSTRTGRWTTPVEEWGVPYVHPQANGNRTGVRWLRFLDSAGDPLLVIDELDGLEVTVARVTDGELAAAAHLEDLPARDDCYVWIDVRHRGVGSGAVGPDSAPPHRVGPGHYRWSYRLRG; from the coding sequence ATGGCCGCAGCTGCCCGATTCGGCCCGTTGGACGCCTTCGGCCCGCGTTCGTGGGCGCTGCCGGAGGTGACCGGAGTCGGGCGGCTGCCGATGTCGACGTACCCCGAGCGCCCACAGGTGTTGCCGCTCGACGGCGAGTGGGCTTTCGTGCTCCGGGACCGGCCCGAGGCCGTCGCGCACGACGACCTCACGGGTCCGACTGCCGACTGGCCGCGCGTCGAGGTGCCGGGCTGCTGGACCATGCAGGGCTTCGACCGGCCGCAGTACACCAACGTCGTCATGCCGTTCCCCGGCCCGCCGCCGCGGGTGCCCGACGACAACCCGACGGGCGTCTACCGCCGTCGGGTGGCCGTGCCCCGGGAGTGGGAAGGCCGGCGGATCGTCCTGCACGTCGCGGCCGCCGAGTCCGTCCTCTACGTGCACGTGGACGGGGCGCCGGTCGGCATGGGCAAGGACTCCCGGCTGCCGCACGAGTTCGACCTCACGGCGTACGTCGCCGCCGGCAGCACCGTCGAGCTGGCGCTGACCGTGGTGCGGTGGTCGGACGCGACGTACCTGGAGGACCAGGACCACTGGTACCACGCGGGACTGCACCGCAGCGTGTTCCTCTTCGCCACGCCGCCCATCCACATCGCCGACGTGCACGCGGTCTGCGACTTCGAGCCCGCCGACGGCACGGGTGCCCTCACCGTGCGCGTGGCGGTCGGAGCCCCCGGCCGCGGTGAGAGCGGCTGGACCGCGCGCCTCGAGTGCGCCGGCGTGACTGCGGAGGGGAAGGTCCGCTTCGAGCACGACGACGACCTGCTGAACGCCTACGTCTTCACCGGCCGCGGCGCGACCCTGTCGGCCACCGTCCCGGACGTGCGGCCCTGGACGGCCGAGACGCCGGTCCTGCACGACCTCACCGTCACCCTGGTAGACCCGGCCGGCACCAGCGTCGACAGCGTGACGCTCGCCGTCGGCTTCCGCCGGGTCGAGGTGTTCGGCCCCGACCTGCTTGTCAACGGCCGGCGGGTGCTGATCAAGGGTGTCAACCGGCACGACCACGACCCGCGGCGCGGCAAGGCCGTCACCCGCGAGTCGATCGAGCGCGACGTCGTACTCATGAAGCAGCACAACCTCAACGCGATCCGGACCTCGCACTACCCGAACGACGCCTATCTCTACGAGGTGTGCGACCGGCTGGGGATGTACGTCGTCGACGAGGCCGACGTGGAGAGCCACGCCTACCTGCAGACCCTCACCAAGGACCCCCGCTGGGCCGCCGCGATCCACGAGCGCGTCGCCCGGATGGCGCAGCGCGACAAGAACCACCCGTGCGTCATCGCGTGGTCGCTCGGCAACGAGAGCGGCGTCTCACCCGCGCACCATGCGGCAGCCGCCTGGTTGCGCGCCTACGACCCGACCCGGCCGGTGCACTACGAGGGCGGCATCACCGAGGACCGCATCGCGGAGCACCGCTGGGACTGGGACGCGGAGGTGCTCGCCCGGCATCGGCCGGAGACCGACATCGTCGCGCCGATGTACCCGCCGGTTGAAGCGTTGGTCGCGTGGGCGACCGCCTCGCCACCGGACCGGCCGCTGGTCATGTGCGAGTACATCCACGCGATGGGCAACTCCTGCGGCGGCCTCGACGACTACTGGCGGGCGATCCGCACCTACCCGGGCCTGCAGGGAGGCTTCGTGTGGGACTGGGTCGACCAGGCTCTCGTGCAGGCGATGCCCGACGGCAGCGAGCGTCTCGCCTACGGCGGGGACTTCGGCGACGATCCCCACGACGGACCGTTCTGCCTCAACGGGCTGGCGGCCGCCGACCGCACTCCGCACCCCTCGCTGCTGGAGCTCGCCGCAGTCGTGCAGCCGGTGCAGGTCGTGCCGGTCGATCCGGCGCGCGGCGTCCTGCGGGTGCGCAACGAGCACGCGTTCGTCGACCTGGCCTGGCTGACTCCCTGCTGGCTCGTCGAGGTCGACGGCGTGGCGGTCGGCAGCGGCCGGCTCGAGCCGCTCTCCCTGCCGGCCGGGGAGGGGGCGACGGTGCGGGTCCCGATGCCGGCGTACGACGTGGACCCCGGCCAGGCCGCCCACCTGACGCTGAGCTTCGAGACGACCGAGCCGCTGCCCTGGGCGCCGGCCGGTCACGTGGTGGCGCGGGAGCAGGTGGAGCTCGCCCGCGCGCCCGGGCCGGCGCTCGCACCAGGGCGCGTCGGGGCGCCACGGCAGCAGCTCGCCGACCTCGAGCCGACGCTCGCACTCTGGCGGGCGCCGATCGACAACGAGACGTTCACCACCGGTCACGCCGACCGGTGGGAGCGGCTCGGGCTGCGCGACGCGGCCGAACACGTCGACCTGGGCACCGAGACGACCGTCGACGCGGACGGCGCCGTGCGCGTGGTGCACCGGGTCGAGGTGCCACCGGATCTCGACGACATCCCGCGGGTGGGGGTGCGGCTGCGGCTCGGCCCGGGCGTCATGACCGTGGAGTGGCTCGGCCGGGGCCCGCACGAGGGCTACTCGGACCGGTGCTGCTCGACCCGCACGGGCCGATGGACCACCCCGGTCGAGGAGTGGGGAGTGCCCTACGTGCACCCGCAGGCCAACGGCAACCGCACCGGGGTGCGCTGGCTGCGCTTCCTCGACTCCGCGGGTGATCCCTTGCTGGTGATCGACGAGCTCGACGGCCTCGAGGTCACGGTGGCCCGGGTCACCGACGGGGAGCTCGCCGCCGCCGCGCACCTCGAGGACCTACCGGCTCGTGACGACTGCTACGTCTGGATCGACGTGCGGCACCGCGGTGTCGGTTCCGGCGCCGTCGGTCCCGACAGCGCGCCACCGCACCGCGTGGGCCCCGGCCACTACCGCTGGTCCTACCGGCTACGCGGCTGA
- a CDS encoding lysylphosphatidylglycerol synthase transmembrane domain-containing protein, whose product MTVATRPETDGVAETPTATPPRRRHWVAAAVAGTVVGVGLTAWLLAGQLRQVPTVLQSASWPWVLAAFGFVVVANVARAQRMVSLLSSRMRLARSYEVTCNYNLATAVLPGGLGELALPVTLNRRDAVPLPEATSTLVLTRLLDIVGVLAVGLVSAVVAPHVGGWRLLAVAVTAVGLAASIVLVHRTAWLAARLRPAHDRGGRLRRLLAIRVTALADAMRAQHRRIGRAAIAGTAVMWLATAGMQVALARSFGVPLPWAAGGLAAVVVLLLAAIPIRSVAGIGLQEAGWTLALTAFAHDTHDAAAHALAIHVLTLALLLGLWGTGWLTGRLSRAILAP is encoded by the coding sequence ATGACCGTCGCGACCCGGCCGGAGACCGACGGCGTCGCAGAAACCCCAACTGCGACGCCGCCCCGTCGACGGCACTGGGTCGCCGCCGCGGTTGCCGGCACGGTCGTCGGTGTCGGTCTCACCGCCTGGCTCCTGGCCGGGCAGCTGCGTCAGGTGCCCACGGTCCTGCAGAGCGCCTCGTGGCCGTGGGTGCTCGCGGCCTTCGGGTTCGTCGTCGTCGCCAACGTTGCGCGGGCCCAGCGCATGGTCAGCCTGCTGTCGAGCCGCATGCGGCTGGCCCGCTCCTACGAGGTGACCTGCAACTACAACCTCGCGACCGCGGTGCTCCCCGGTGGTCTCGGTGAGCTCGCGCTGCCGGTCACGCTCAACCGCCGCGACGCCGTGCCGCTACCCGAAGCCACGTCGACGCTCGTGCTCACCCGCCTCCTGGACATCGTCGGGGTCCTGGCCGTCGGGCTGGTCAGCGCTGTGGTCGCGCCGCACGTCGGGGGCTGGCGGCTGCTCGCTGTCGCCGTGACTGCCGTCGGGCTCGCGGCTTCGATCGTGCTCGTCCACCGCACCGCGTGGCTCGCCGCCCGGCTGCGCCCCGCGCACGACCGCGGCGGCCGGCTCCGGCGCCTGCTCGCCATCCGGGTCACCGCCCTCGCCGACGCGATGCGTGCGCAGCACCGCCGCATCGGCCGCGCGGCGATCGCCGGCACCGCCGTGATGTGGCTCGCCACCGCCGGAATGCAGGTGGCACTGGCGCGTTCCTTCGGCGTACCGCTGCCGTGGGCGGCCGGCGGGCTCGCCGCCGTCGTCGTCCTGCTTCTCGCGGCGATCCCGATCCGGTCGGTCGCCGGCATCGGCCTGCAGGAGGCGGGTTGGACCCTGGCGCTGACGGCGTTCGCGCACGACACCCACGACGCCGCGGCGCACGCGCTCGCCATCCACGTGCTCACGCTGGCGCTGCTGCTCGGGCTGTGGGGGACCGGGTGGCTCACCGGACGGCTCTCCCGGGCGATCCTGGCCCCGTGA
- a CDS encoding NAD-dependent epimerase/dehydratase family protein → MRVLVLGADGYLGWPTSMYFAARGHEVVATDSYAKRKWEAETGAMPLLAVPTLEERVGIWNAEGRGTIDVVIGDLTDADFVHDLISTTQPDAIVHYGEQCSAPYSMMSQEAGVSSQVNNLVGNLNVLYAMRDHAPGSHLVKLGTMGEYGTPNIDIEEGYIEIAHKGRRDVLPFPKRPGSVYHLSKVHDSHNIEFACRIWRLRATDLHQGVVYGLRTPEMGDREEFATSFRYDEVFGTVLNRFLVQAVAGHPLTVYGAGGQTRGYLNILDTLACVELSALNPPEAGDYRVFNQFTEQFSVIELAHRVQSAAKRLGIEVEISHIDNPRVESESHYYNATHTKLVELGLEPHLLSEDFIVECLQALSGLRSRISEGLFLRGVTWQPAVRAGL, encoded by the coding sequence ATGCGCGTTCTGGTCCTCGGCGCGGACGGGTACCTCGGTTGGCCGACGTCCATGTACTTCGCGGCCCGCGGGCACGAGGTCGTCGCCACCGACAGCTACGCCAAGCGCAAGTGGGAGGCGGAGACCGGCGCGATGCCGCTGCTCGCCGTGCCCACGCTGGAGGAGCGGGTCGGCATCTGGAACGCCGAGGGCAGGGGCACCATCGACGTCGTCATCGGTGACCTGACCGACGCCGACTTCGTTCACGACCTGATCTCGACCACCCAGCCGGACGCGATCGTCCACTACGGGGAGCAGTGCTCCGCGCCGTACTCGATGATGAGCCAGGAGGCCGGCGTCTCGAGCCAGGTCAACAACCTGGTCGGCAACCTCAACGTGCTCTACGCGATGCGCGACCACGCCCCCGGGTCGCACCTGGTCAAGCTCGGCACGATGGGGGAGTACGGCACCCCGAACATCGACATCGAAGAGGGCTACATCGAGATCGCCCACAAGGGCCGGCGCGACGTGCTGCCGTTCCCGAAGCGGCCCGGCTCGGTCTACCACCTGTCGAAGGTGCACGACAGCCACAACATCGAGTTCGCCTGCCGGATCTGGCGACTGCGGGCGACCGACCTGCACCAGGGCGTCGTCTACGGGCTGCGCACCCCGGAGATGGGCGACCGCGAGGAGTTCGCGACGTCGTTCCGTTACGACGAGGTCTTCGGCACCGTGCTCAACCGCTTCCTCGTGCAGGCGGTGGCCGGCCACCCGCTGACCGTCTACGGCGCCGGGGGCCAGACCCGCGGCTACCTCAACATCCTCGACACCCTCGCCTGCGTCGAGCTCAGCGCTCTCAACCCGCCAGAGGCCGGCGACTACCGGGTCTTCAACCAGTTCACCGAGCAGTTCAGCGTGATCGAGCTCGCGCACCGGGTGCAGTCGGCCGCCAAGCGGCTGGGCATCGAGGTCGAGATCTCCCACATCGACAACCCGCGGGTCGAGAGCGAGTCGCACTACTACAACGCCACGCACACCAAGCTGGTCGAGCTCGGGCTCGAGCCGCACCTGCTCAGCGAGGACTTCATCGTCGAGTGCCTGCAGGCGCTGTCCGGCTTGCGCTCGCGGATCAGCGAGGGGCTGTTCCTGCGCGGGGTGACGTGGCAACCGGCGGTACGTGCGGGTCTATGA